A single region of the Bacillota bacterium genome encodes:
- a CDS encoding TetR/AcrR family transcriptional regulator, producing MEATPAGWFAPADEPETKRRILEAAAEVFAEKGYYAAAVDDIVRASDTSKGSFYHFFPSKQAIFLALVDHMYSVLFRRVEDAIAREHGALNKVDAALRTVLSEFSRHRRLAKIMLIEAAGLGHAFNDKLHQLHAGFAALIKRHLDRAVEEGSIAPLDTELAAYVWLGAINEVVMRWVHTGQPDLLETALPQLRAMLLRSIGAAAEAETDSRAGAQGAAS from the coding sequence ATGGAGGCCACGCCCGCGGGGTGGTTTGCGCCCGCGGACGAGCCGGAAACGAAGCGGCGCATTTTGGAGGCCGCGGCCGAAGTGTTCGCGGAGAAAGGGTATTACGCGGCCGCGGTGGACGATATCGTCCGGGCTTCGGACACGTCGAAAGGTTCCTTCTATCATTTCTTCCCCAGCAAGCAAGCGATTTTCCTGGCGCTGGTCGACCATATGTACTCCGTGCTGTTCCGCCGCGTCGAGGACGCCATCGCCCGCGAGCACGGCGCCCTCAACAAGGTGGACGCGGCGCTGCGCACCGTCTTGTCCGAGTTTTCCCGCCACCGCCGCCTCGCCAAGATCATGCTCATCGAAGCGGCCGGCCTCGGCCACGCCTTCAACGACAAGCTCCACCAACTGCACGCGGGTTTCGCCGCGCTCATTAAGCGCCACCTGGACCGGGCCGTGGAGGAAGGGTCCATCGCGCCGCTGGATACGGAGCTGGCGGCGTACGTGTGGCTCGGGGCCATCAACGAAGTGGTGATGCGTTGGGTGCATACGGGACAGCCGGACCTGCTGGAAACCGCGCTGCCGCAGCTGCGGGCCATGCTCTTGCGCAGCATCGGCGCGGCGGCCGAGGCGGAGACGGACTCCCGGGCCGGGGCGCAGGGGGCGGCATCATGA
- a CDS encoding 1,4-dihydroxy-2-naphthoate polyprenyltransferase, with the protein MWLMAARPATLPAAVVPVLVGSATAWAAARQFHPGAFFAALVASVLIQIGTNFANDLFDFHRGADTERRTGPVRITAAGWVTPEQMRLATALVFGLAFAVGMYLVYLRGWPILAVGLAAIACGVLYTGGPWPLAYHGLGDVFAFLFFGVVAVAGTHYVHTGTLDGLALLASIPVGCLVTAILVVNNLRDIPTDRETGKRTLAVRLGDRGTRWEYGLLVAAAYLVPVVAWLAGAAGATALLPLLSGAVAVRLVRTVAAGAQGTALNRVLAGTGRLHLLYGLLWAAGLLWA; encoded by the coding sequence ATGTGGCTCATGGCGGCGCGGCCGGCGACGCTGCCGGCCGCGGTGGTGCCGGTGCTGGTGGGCAGCGCGACGGCGTGGGCCGCGGCGCGGCAGTTCCACCCGGGCGCGTTTTTCGCCGCCTTGGTCGCGTCGGTGCTCATCCAGATCGGCACCAATTTCGCCAACGACCTGTTTGACTTTCACCGCGGCGCCGACACGGAGCGGCGTACGGGGCCCGTGCGTATCACGGCGGCCGGCTGGGTGACGCCGGAGCAGATGCGGCTCGCGACGGCGCTCGTTTTCGGGCTGGCGTTCGCCGTAGGCATGTACCTGGTGTACCTGCGCGGCTGGCCCATCTTGGCGGTGGGCCTGGCGGCCATCGCGTGCGGCGTCCTGTACACGGGCGGGCCATGGCCGCTGGCGTACCACGGGCTGGGTGATGTGTTCGCCTTCCTGTTTTTCGGCGTGGTGGCGGTGGCCGGCACGCACTACGTTCACACCGGAACGCTGGACGGGCTGGCCCTGCTGGCGTCCATCCCGGTCGGATGCCTGGTGACGGCCATTCTCGTCGTCAACAACTTGCGGGACATTCCCACCGACCGGGAGACGGGCAAGCGGACGCTGGCGGTGCGGCTGGGGGACCGGGGGACGCGGTGGGAATATGGGTTGCTGGTGGCCGCGGCGTACCTGGTTCCCGTCGTCGCGTGGCTGGCCGGCGCGGCGGGCGCGACGGCGCTGCTGCCGCTGTTGAGCGGGGCCGTGGCCGTCCGGCTAGTGCGCACGGTGGCTGCCGGCGCGCAAGGCACAGCGCTGAACCGGGTGCTGGCCGGCACGGGCCGGCTGCACTTGCTGTACGGGCTGCTGTGGGCGGCCGGGCTGCTTTGGGCGTGA
- a CDS encoding 1,4-dihydroxy-2-naphthoyl-CoA synthase, which yields MPVQWQKVKDYTDIIYEKAEGIARITINRPHVHNAFRPLTVQEMMDAFADAREDREIGVVLLRGAGDKAFCTGGDQKVRGDAGYVGDDGVPRLNVLDLQRQIRYLPKPVIAVVAGYCIGGGHVLHLVCDLTIAADNAIFGQAGPRVGSFDAGYGATLLARIVGHKKAREIWYLCRQYTAQEALEMGLVNAVVPLEQLEEESIKWAKEILQMSPTAIRFLKAAFNADTDGLAGLQQLAGDATLLFYMTDEAKEGRNAFLEKRKPDFSKFPRFP from the coding sequence ATGCCGGTCCAGTGGCAGAAAGTCAAGGACTACACCGATATCATCTATGAGAAGGCCGAGGGGATCGCCCGGATTACCATCAACCGCCCGCACGTGCACAACGCGTTTCGGCCGCTGACGGTGCAGGAGATGATGGACGCTTTCGCCGACGCGCGGGAGGACCGCGAGATCGGCGTCGTGCTGCTGCGGGGCGCCGGGGACAAGGCGTTTTGCACCGGCGGCGACCAGAAGGTGCGGGGCGACGCCGGGTACGTGGGCGACGACGGCGTGCCGCGCTTGAACGTCCTGGACTTGCAGCGGCAAATTCGCTACTTGCCCAAGCCGGTCATCGCGGTGGTGGCGGGCTATTGCATCGGCGGCGGGCATGTGCTGCATTTGGTGTGCGATCTGACCATCGCCGCGGACAACGCCATCTTCGGGCAGGCGGGCCCGCGGGTGGGCAGCTTCGACGCCGGCTACGGAGCCACGCTGCTGGCGCGCATCGTGGGCCACAAGAAGGCGCGGGAGATCTGGTACCTGTGCCGGCAGTACACGGCGCAAGAAGCGCTGGAGATGGGCCTGGTCAACGCGGTGGTGCCGCTGGAGCAGCTGGAGGAAGAGTCCATCAAGTGGGCCAAGGAGATTTTGCAGATGAGCCCTACGGCTATCCGGTTCCTGAAGGCCGCCTTCAACGCGGACACCGACGGGCTGGCGGGCTTGCAGCAGTTGGCCGGCGACGCGACGCTGCTGTTCTACATGACCGACGAAGCCAAAGAAGGAAGGAACGCATTCCTTGAGAAGCGGAAGCCCGATTTCTCCAAGTTCCCACGCTTCCCGTAA
- a CDS encoding methionine synthase, producing the protein MERVGQRNKLVIGAALGECVHVAGVVNFLRLAEEQGYKTVSLGPAVSVRELVGAIVESQPELVAVGYRLTPSTAEPLFEELKAELRKAGVEGVRFVFGGTAPVAEVAARSGLFEHVFNGEETIEDVVAYLKGHKVDRSRESYPSTLLERIAWKAPFPIIRHHFGLPSLEETVAGARRIAEARVLDVLSIGPDQAAQESFFRPEELARHKPGAGGVPVRKPEHLRAIYEATRCGNYPLLRCYSGTRDQIQWAEMLLETIQNAWCAVPLTWYSVLDGRSQRPLRQTIREAQETMRWHGERGVPVESNESHHWSLRDAPDTVAAAMAFLAAYNARKMGVRDYVAQYMFNNPPSTSPRMDLAKMLAKKELIESLCGPNFTVWTETRAGLSSYPADLAEAKGHLAFSTALQMALKPHIVHVVAFTEADHAATAEEVIESCKIARRVIEKVMHDFPDLTDDERVQRRKEALKRETRVLLDAIWRLGESLGAEDPWADPETIATAVELGLIDAPHLRNNPAAKGTIVTRIVDGACVAVDPETKRPLSEEERIEKLLAEVGRGPGS; encoded by the coding sequence ATGGAACGGGTCGGTCAGCGCAACAAGCTCGTCATCGGCGCGGCCCTGGGGGAATGCGTGCACGTGGCCGGGGTCGTCAACTTCCTGCGCCTCGCGGAGGAGCAAGGCTACAAAACGGTCTCCCTAGGTCCCGCCGTGTCGGTGCGGGAGCTGGTGGGGGCCATCGTGGAAAGCCAGCCGGAACTGGTGGCCGTGGGCTACCGGCTGACGCCGTCCACCGCGGAGCCGCTGTTTGAAGAGCTGAAAGCGGAGCTGCGCAAGGCCGGCGTGGAAGGCGTCCGCTTCGTCTTCGGCGGCACGGCGCCGGTGGCGGAAGTCGCGGCGCGAAGCGGCTTGTTTGAGCACGTCTTCAACGGCGAGGAGACCATCGAGGACGTCGTTGCCTACCTGAAAGGCCATAAAGTGGACCGCAGCCGGGAGTCGTATCCGAGCACGCTCCTGGAGCGCATCGCCTGGAAGGCGCCGTTTCCTATCATCCGGCACCACTTCGGCTTGCCGTCGCTGGAGGAAACCGTCGCGGGCGCGCGGCGCATCGCCGAGGCGCGGGTGCTGGACGTCTTGTCCATCGGCCCCGACCAGGCGGCCCAGGAGAGCTTCTTCCGGCCCGAGGAGCTGGCCCGGCACAAGCCGGGCGCGGGGGGCGTGCCGGTGCGCAAGCCGGAGCACTTGCGGGCCATCTACGAGGCGACGCGCTGCGGCAACTACCCGCTGCTGCGCTGCTACAGCGGCACGCGGGATCAAATCCAATGGGCGGAGATGCTGCTGGAGACCATCCAGAACGCCTGGTGCGCGGTGCCGCTGACGTGGTACAGCGTGCTGGACGGGCGGAGCCAGCGGCCTTTGCGGCAGACTATCCGCGAAGCGCAGGAGACGATGCGCTGGCACGGCGAGCGGGGCGTGCCGGTGGAGAGCAACGAATCGCATCACTGGAGCCTGCGCGACGCGCCCGACACGGTGGCGGCGGCCATGGCGTTTCTCGCCGCGTACAACGCCCGCAAGATGGGCGTGCGCGACTACGTGGCCCAGTACATGTTCAACAACCCGCCGTCCACGTCGCCGCGCATGGACTTGGCCAAGATGCTGGCCAAGAAGGAACTCATCGAGTCGCTGTGCGGGCCGAACTTTACCGTGTGGACCGAGACGCGCGCGGGCTTGTCCAGCTATCCGGCCGACTTGGCGGAAGCCAAGGGGCACCTGGCCTTCTCGACCGCGCTGCAGATGGCGCTGAAGCCCCACATCGTCCACGTGGTGGCTTTCACCGAGGCGGACCACGCGGCGACGGCGGAGGAAGTCATCGAAAGCTGCAAGATCGCGCGCAGGGTCATCGAGAAAGTGATGCACGACTTTCCGGACCTGACCGACGACGAGCGGGTGCAGCGGCGCAAGGAGGCGCTCAAGCGTGAGACGCGGGTGCTGCTGGACGCCATTTGGCGGCTGGGCGAGAGCCTGGGCGCGGAGGACCCGTGGGCGGACCCGGAGACCATCGCCACGGCGGTGGAACTGGGGCTCATCGACGCGCCGCACTTGCGCAACAATCCGGCGGCCAAGGGCACCATCGTGACGCGCATCGTGGACGGGGCGTGCGTGGCTGTGGACCCGGAGACGAAGCGGCCGCTGAGCGAGGAGGAGCGCATCGAGAAACTGCTGGCCGAGGTCGGGCGGGGCCCGGGGTCGTGA
- the menE gene encoding o-succinylbenzoate--CoA ligase: MPEWVARRAYLSPQAPALFFGGRTYTFAELNEEAERAACALRAALAEARARHPAESDALTTDAAGRPLRVGPRVAVLLPNSPDFVVVVHALAKAGAVLVPLNVRLAPGEMAWQVQDAEAALLIYDETYAEKAQAVASLLGEATPRLLDVAELRAAAGFQQVPDRGEAGAPPRTHVDLDEVHSILYTSGTTGRPKGALLTYGNHWWSAVGSALNLGLAAGDRWLACVPLFHVSGLSILFRSVLYGIPVVLHPRFDPEAVNRAIDEDGVTLLSVVAAMLDRMLDAKGGQRYPPSLRAVLLGGGPAPEALLRRAAAAGMPVLQTYGLTETASQAATLAPADALVRIGSAGKPLFPTEVRVVVEDEAGSRRWAAPGEAGEIVVRGPTVTVGYWRRPDATAEKFRDGWFHTGDVGFLDADGYLYVLDRRDDMFVSGGENVYPAEIEAVLREHAAVADAGVVGVPDATWGRVPAAAVVLRPGASATAEELALFCRQRLAGYKVPKQFAFVAALPRNAAGKLLRRELTGLFAGGTAP, from the coding sequence ATGCCGGAGTGGGTGGCCCGCCGGGCATACTTGTCGCCGCAGGCGCCGGCGCTCTTCTTCGGTGGGCGCACGTACACGTTCGCCGAGCTCAACGAGGAGGCGGAACGGGCGGCCTGCGCTTTGCGGGCGGCGCTCGCGGAGGCCCGGGCGCGACACCCGGCGGAGAGCGACGCTCTGACCACTGATGCGGCGGGACGACCGCTGCGGGTCGGGCCGCGGGTGGCGGTGTTGTTGCCGAATTCGCCCGACTTCGTCGTGGTCGTGCACGCACTGGCCAAGGCGGGCGCGGTACTGGTGCCGCTCAATGTGCGCCTCGCGCCCGGCGAGATGGCCTGGCAGGTGCAAGATGCCGAAGCCGCGCTGTTGATCTACGACGAGACGTACGCCGAGAAGGCGCAGGCGGTGGCGTCGCTGCTGGGCGAGGCGACCCCGCGGCTTTTGGACGTGGCGGAGCTGCGCGCCGCAGCCGGGTTCCAGCAAGTCCCGGACCGCGGCGAAGCCGGTGCGCCCCCGCGCACGCACGTGGACTTGGACGAAGTGCACAGCATCCTCTACACGTCGGGCACGACGGGCCGGCCCAAAGGCGCGCTGCTGACCTACGGCAACCACTGGTGGAGCGCCGTCGGCTCGGCGCTGAACTTGGGACTCGCCGCGGGCGACCGGTGGCTGGCGTGCGTGCCGCTGTTTCACGTCAGCGGTTTGTCCATCCTGTTCCGCAGCGTCCTGTACGGCATCCCCGTCGTGTTGCACCCGCGGTTTGACCCCGAGGCCGTCAATCGCGCCATTGACGAAGACGGCGTGACGCTGCTGTCGGTGGTCGCGGCCATGCTGGACCGGATGCTGGACGCCAAGGGCGGGCAGCGTTATCCCCCGTCGCTGCGGGCGGTGCTGCTGGGCGGCGGGCCGGCGCCGGAAGCGCTGCTGCGGCGAGCGGCGGCTGCGGGGATGCCGGTTCTTCAGACGTACGGCCTGACGGAAACGGCCTCGCAAGCCGCCACCCTCGCGCCGGCAGACGCGTTGGTCCGGATCGGGTCGGCCGGCAAGCCGCTGTTTCCCACCGAAGTGCGCGTCGTCGTCGAGGACGAGGCGGGCAGCCGGCGCTGGGCGGCGCCGGGCGAGGCGGGGGAAATCGTCGTCCGCGGGCCGACGGTCACGGTGGGCTACTGGCGGCGTCCCGACGCGACGGCCGAGAAGTTCCGCGACGGCTGGTTTCACACGGGCGACGTGGGCTTTCTCGACGCGGACGGCTACCTCTACGTGCTGGATCGCCGGGACGACATGTTCGTCTCGGGCGGCGAGAATGTGTACCCGGCGGAAATCGAGGCGGTGCTGCGGGAGCACGCGGCGGTGGCGGACGCCGGCGTCGTCGGGGTGCCCGACGCCACGTGGGGGCGGGTGCCGGCCGCGGCTGTGGTGCTGCGCCCGGGCGCGTCGGCGACCGCCGAGGAACTGGCGCTCTTTTGCCGGCAGCGCCTGGCCGGGTACAAAGTGCCAAAGCAGTTCGCGTTCGTGGCCGCGCTGCCGCGCAACGCCGCGGGCAAGCTGCTGCGGCGGGAGCTGACCGGGTTGTTCGCCGGGGGGACGGCGCCGTGA
- the menH gene encoding 2-succinyl-6-hydroxy-2,4-cyclohexadiene-1-carboxylate synthase, producing the protein MYVLNGLSYNVQVTGRGPALLLLHGFTGDLHTWDPFVPAWSQKFRVIAVDLPGHGRTGAPRDPERYRLERCAADLVRLLDELGADDVRVLGYSMGGRVALHLALAAPQRVTALVLESASPGIRDPAERAARRQADEELAAFIEREGVASFVERWERLPLFATQARLPEGVRSAVRAQRLRQRAEGLANALRGMGAGVQEPLHGRLGEIQAPALLLAGALDEKYVGIVQEMAALMPRARAVIVPDAGHAVHLERPDAFMQAVTEFLTGL; encoded by the coding sequence GTGTACGTCTTGAACGGCTTGTCCTACAACGTCCAGGTGACAGGCCGCGGGCCGGCGCTGCTATTGCTGCACGGGTTTACGGGCGACTTGCATACGTGGGACCCGTTCGTGCCGGCGTGGTCTCAGAAGTTTCGCGTCATCGCCGTCGATTTGCCCGGGCACGGGCGCACCGGAGCCCCGCGAGACCCGGAGCGGTACCGGCTGGAGCGCTGCGCGGCCGATCTCGTTCGCCTGCTGGACGAGCTGGGTGCGGACGACGTGCGCGTCCTGGGCTACTCCATGGGCGGTCGAGTCGCCCTGCACCTGGCGCTGGCGGCGCCGCAGCGCGTCACGGCGCTGGTGCTGGAGAGCGCGTCGCCGGGCATCCGGGATCCGGCGGAGCGGGCGGCTAGGCGGCAGGCGGACGAGGAGCTGGCCGCCTTCATCGAGCGCGAGGGCGTGGCGTCCTTCGTCGAGCGCTGGGAGCGGCTGCCGCTGTTCGCCACACAGGCGCGGCTACCGGAGGGGGTGCGGTCCGCGGTGCGGGCGCAGCGGCTGCGGCAGCGGGCCGAAGGGCTGGCCAACGCGCTGCGCGGCATGGGCGCGGGCGTCCAGGAGCCGCTGCACGGGCGGCTGGGGGAGATCCAGGCGCCGGCGTTGCTGCTGGCGGGGGCGCTCGATGAGAAGTACGTGGGCATCGTGCAGGAGATGGCTGCGCTTATGCCCCGGGCGCGGGCCGTCATCGTGCCGGATGCGGGGCACGCCGTGCACTTGGAGCGGCCGGATGCGTTCATGCAGGCCGTGACGGAGTTTTTGACGGGATTGTGA
- a CDS encoding 2-succinyl-5-enolpyruvyl-6-hydroxy-3-cyclohexene-1-carboxylic-acid synthase yields MNVQQAAHAFIGAFVDELARAGVRHVCLCPGSRSTPLALLCADHPDLRVWMHIDERSAAFFALGLAKATGEPVALAGTSGTAVVNFMPAVVEAHFSRVPLIVLTADRPRELRDVGANQTIDQVRLYGTHVKWFVDMPLPEASAPLVAYARMAAARAAATVKASPAGPVHLNFPLREPLVPLPGPAVDWPVHPQIVAGTRTLASRQVEELARQWRRVERGLFVCGPETPAAAAGDIAVLADKLGWPVLADPLSGLRAPGSAGVVDAYDVFLRDETVAAALTPELVVRFGAAPVSKALLQALQRWAGVPQVVVDEGGGWRDPVLTAGKLLHVDPGWLCRAVLEALQVLGAPEDGRGAGPAGRERANSPHWRELWRRLNDEVRRVLREAAVQQEGLFEGRVFQELAELLPDGAALFVGNSMPVRDMDAFFPAIQRRVRVFGNRGASGIDGVVSSALGVSAAWSGPVVLVLGDLSFYHDLNGLLAAKLHGLPCTIVVVNNDGGGIFSFLPQAEVPRHFERLFGTPHGLDFEPVVRMYGGRFTRVRDWAAFRQAVQEGVAGRGLYVVEVPSDRARNVAQHRDVFARAQAAAREVLASCTS; encoded by the coding sequence ATGAACGTGCAGCAGGCGGCGCACGCGTTCATCGGGGCGTTCGTGGACGAGCTGGCGCGGGCGGGCGTCCGGCACGTGTGCCTGTGCCCCGGCTCGCGCTCGACGCCGCTGGCTCTCCTGTGCGCCGACCATCCGGACTTGCGGGTCTGGATGCATATCGACGAGCGGTCGGCGGCTTTCTTCGCCCTCGGGCTGGCGAAAGCCACGGGCGAGCCGGTAGCCCTCGCGGGAACGTCCGGCACCGCGGTGGTCAACTTCATGCCCGCGGTGGTGGAGGCGCACTTCTCCCGGGTGCCGCTGATCGTGCTCACGGCCGACCGGCCGCGGGAGCTGCGGGACGTCGGCGCCAACCAGACCATCGATCAGGTACGGCTTTACGGGACGCACGTGAAATGGTTCGTGGACATGCCCTTGCCGGAGGCCAGCGCGCCGCTGGTGGCCTACGCGCGCATGGCGGCGGCGCGGGCCGCGGCCACGGTCAAGGCGTCTCCGGCGGGGCCGGTCCACCTGAATTTCCCGCTGCGGGAACCGCTCGTGCCGCTGCCGGGCCCGGCGGTCGACTGGCCGGTACATCCGCAAATCGTGGCGGGCACGCGCACGCTGGCTTCCCGCCAGGTGGAGGAGCTGGCGCGGCAGTGGAGGCGCGTCGAGCGCGGGTTGTTCGTGTGCGGGCCCGAAACGCCGGCCGCCGCGGCCGGCGACATCGCCGTGCTGGCGGACAAGCTGGGCTGGCCGGTGCTGGCCGACCCGCTGTCCGGCCTGCGGGCGCCGGGTTCGGCGGGCGTCGTCGACGCGTATGACGTGTTCTTGCGGGATGAAACCGTCGCGGCGGCGTTGACGCCCGAGCTGGTGGTCCGCTTCGGTGCCGCCCCCGTTTCGAAGGCGCTCTTGCAGGCGCTGCAGCGCTGGGCCGGCGTGCCGCAGGTGGTGGTGGACGAAGGCGGCGGGTGGCGGGATCCCGTGCTGACGGCCGGCAAGCTGCTGCACGTGGACCCGGGCTGGCTGTGCCGGGCGGTGCTGGAGGCGCTGCAGGTGCTGGGGGCGCCGGAGGACGGTCGCGGGGCCGGGCCGGCCGGCCGCGAGCGGGCGAACAGCCCGCACTGGCGGGAGCTGTGGCGGCGGCTGAACGACGAGGTACGGCGAGTGCTGCGGGAGGCGGCGGTGCAGCAGGAGGGCCTGTTCGAGGGCCGCGTGTTTCAGGAACTGGCCGAGCTGCTGCCGGACGGCGCCGCGCTGTTTGTGGGCAACAGCATGCCCGTTCGCGACATGGACGCGTTTTTCCCGGCCATCCAGCGGCGCGTGCGGGTGTTCGGCAACCGGGGGGCGAGCGGCATCGACGGCGTCGTCTCCAGTGCCCTGGGAGTCAGCGCCGCCTGGAGCGGGCCCGTGGTGCTTGTGCTGGGCGACTTGTCGTTTTACCACGACCTGAACGGCTTGCTGGCCGCCAAGCTGCACGGGCTGCCCTGCACCATCGTCGTCGTCAACAACGACGGCGGCGGCATCTTCTCCTTCCTGCCCCAGGCGGAGGTGCCCCGCCATTTCGAGCGCCTCTTCGGCACGCCCCACGGGCTCGATTTCGAGCCGGTGGTGCGGATGTACGGCGGGCGGTTCACCCGGGTGCGGGACTGGGCCGCGTTCCGGCAGGCGGTGCAAGAGGGTGTGGCCGGCCGCGGGCTGTACGTCGTCGAGGTGCCCTCGGATCGGGCGCGCAACGTGGCGCAGCACCGGGACGTGTTCGCCCGGGCGCAGGCGGCGGCGCGCGAGGTGCTCGCGTCGTGTACGTCTTGA
- a CDS encoding isochorismate synthase, which translates to MTKAMTRRGPAVLSAGSEADVLRRLVAPFAEAAARARRDGRPVLVSVSEGLPRRDWIAVFEAARARGADAMLWYAPWQDAVLLGVGTAWSAAGAGPDRFARVSLLWRVLVSDAVVVVDGEPAEDQPAEGEQACGQREGLPHAAGGTAGAHGERTAAPGPGPLLLGGFAFDAGGAGDLWEAFGEGRLDLPRVMYGDVAGRAWVTLNAVVGPDDDPQLAAEAAARDLAAAWAEAEEVGACAADEGAPGAADGVAAVPETAVRIVEEIPPRGRWLAAVAETAAAVRSRVLEKAVLARCVRIAASRRFDVGAALRYLLAHYPACYLFAVARGGDCFLGATPERIVRKTGGLVHVACLAGSVRRGATPAEDEELGRWLLSDAKNAAEHRIVLRAIIEALAPACVEVSVGGTELRRLANVQHLYTPVTAQAAHGVDVLELTARVHPTPALAGYPREAALAWIREREGWARGWYAGPVGWMDWAGDGEFAAGLRSALVRGEEAWLFAGCGIMGDSVPESEYEESALKLRPMLAALEASL; encoded by the coding sequence ATGACGAAGGCGATGACCCGGCGCGGACCGGCGGTGTTGAGCGCAGGGAGCGAGGCGGACGTTCTGAGGCGGCTGGTGGCGCCCTTCGCGGAGGCGGCGGCGCGGGCGCGGCGAGACGGGAGGCCAGTGTTGGTCAGCGTGTCGGAGGGGCTGCCGCGGCGGGATTGGATCGCGGTCTTCGAGGCGGCGCGGGCGCGCGGTGCGGACGCCATGCTGTGGTATGCACCTTGGCAGGACGCCGTGCTGCTGGGCGTCGGGACGGCTTGGTCGGCGGCCGGCGCGGGGCCGGACCGGTTCGCCCGGGTATCGCTGCTGTGGCGGGTGCTGGTGTCCGATGCAGTAGTCGTCGTGGACGGCGAGCCGGCGGAGGACCAGCCGGCGGAAGGCGAGCAGGCGTGCGGCCAACGGGAAGGCTTGCCGCACGCGGCCGGCGGGACGGCGGGCGCGCACGGCGAACGGACGGCGGCGCCGGGGCCCGGGCCGTTGCTGCTGGGCGGGTTCGCCTTTGACGCCGGCGGCGCCGGAGACCTTTGGGAGGCCTTCGGCGAGGGACGGCTCGACTTGCCGCGGGTGATGTACGGGGACGTGGCCGGGCGGGCGTGGGTGACGCTCAACGCTGTCGTCGGGCCGGACGACGACCCGCAGCTCGCGGCCGAGGCGGCGGCGCGGGATCTGGCGGCCGCGTGGGCGGAAGCTGAGGAAGTGGGGGCTTGCGCAGCGGACGAGGGCGCACCCGGCGCCGCGGACGGGGTTGCGGCCGTGCCGGAAACCGCGGTTCGCATCGTGGAGGAGATCCCGCCGCGGGGGCGGTGGCTGGCGGCCGTGGCGGAGACGGCCGCGGCCGTGCGCAGCAGGGTTCTGGAGAAAGCCGTGCTGGCCCGCTGCGTGCGCATCGCCGCGTCGAGACGCTTCGACGTCGGCGCCGCGCTGCGTTACCTGCTGGCGCATTATCCCGCGTGCTACCTTTTCGCCGTCGCGCGCGGCGGCGACTGTTTCCTTGGCGCGACGCCCGAACGCATCGTGCGCAAGACGGGCGGGCTCGTGCACGTGGCCTGCCTGGCGGGATCCGTGCGCCGGGGCGCCACGCCCGCGGAAGACGAAGAGCTCGGTCGCTGGCTGCTGTCCGACGCCAAGAACGCGGCGGAGCACCGCATCGTGCTGCGGGCCATCATCGAAGCGCTCGCGCCGGCGTGCGTGGAGGTGTCCGTGGGGGGCACGGAGCTGCGCCGGCTGGCCAACGTACAGCACTTGTACACGCCAGTGACGGCCCAGGCGGCCCACGGCGTGGACGTGCTGGAACTGACGGCGCGGGTGCACCCGACGCCTGCTCTCGCGGGGTACCCGCGGGAGGCGGCGCTGGCCTGGATTCGGGAGCGCGAGGGCTGGGCACGCGGCTGGTACGCGGGACCGGTGGGCTGGATGGACTGGGCCGGCGATGGCGAGTTCGCGGCGGGCTTGCGCTCGGCCCTGGTGCGGGGCGAGGAAGCGTGGCTGTTCGCCGGCTGCGGCATCATGGGTGATTCGGTGCCGGAGAGCGAGTACGAAGAGTCGGCGCTGAAGCTGCGGCCTATGCTGGCGGCATTGGAGGCGAGCCTATGA